Below is a window of Aliidongia dinghuensis DNA.
ATCAGCAGGTTGACGCTGATGGTCAGGCTGGCGATGGCGATCGACGGGACGATGACCGCGGGGGCCGCGAACGGCAGTCCGCCGATGTTCTCCCGCACGAGTGCCCCCCAGTCGGCATAGGGCGGCTGCAGTCCGAGGCCGAGGAAGGACAGGCCCGAGAGCAAGAGCACGATGAAGACGAACCGCAGGCCCAGGTCGGCCAGCACGGGGCGGATGATGTTCGGCAGTATTTCCGAGCCGATCAGATAGAAGACGCTTTCGCCCCGGATCCGCGCGACGGTGATGAAGTCCATCGTGTTGATGTTGACCGCGAGCGCGCGGGCAAAACGGTAGGCGCCGGGGATGTAGATGACGGCGAGCGTCACGATCAGCACCGGGATGGAGGAGCCGACCGCGGCAACGACGACGAGGCCGAACAGCTTGCTCGGGATCGAGCTCATCGCATCCAGGAAACGGCTCAAGAGCGTGTCGAACAGCCCGCCGGTCACGGCTGCGGCCATGCCGAGGACGACGCCGAAGAAACAGGCGACGATGACGGCGGCGAGCGAGATGCCGACGGTATAGCGGGCGCCCATCAGCACGCGCGACAGCATATCTCGGCCGAGATAGTCGGAACCGAGCCAGGCCTCGGCGCTGATCGGCTCGAAATAGTCGTCGGCGACGATGTCGCCCACGGGATGGGGAATGATGAGGGGGGCGAAGATCGCGACCAGCGTCCACGCGAGAATGACCGCGAGGGCCGCGACGCCGACGACATTGACCCGGTAGCCCAGGCGTGATCCGGCGGGCCGCGGTCCCGCGAGTTTCGGGCTAGGCGCCGTCGTCATCGCAGCCTCGGGTTGGAGACGATCGCGACGATATCGGCGGCCGTGATCAGGATCAGGTATCCCAGGCAGAAGATCATGGCACAGCTCTGG
It encodes the following:
- a CDS encoding ABC transporter permease, with amino-acid sequence MTTAPSPKLAGPRPAGSRLGYRVNVVGVAALAVILAWTLVAIFAPLIIPHPVGDIVADDYFEPISAEAWLGSDYLGRDMLSRVLMGARYTVGISLAAVIVACFFGVVLGMAAAVTGGLFDTLLSRFLDAMSSIPSKLFGLVVVAAVGSSIPVLIVTLAVIYIPGAYRFARALAVNINTMDFITVARIRGESVFYLIGSEILPNIIRPVLADLGLRFVFIVLLLSGLSFLGLGLQPPYADWGALVRENIGGLPFAAPAVIVPSIAIASLTISVNLLIDNLPQKIRDRSA